The sequence atgtataggaagcttttcaatgatttctattttagctttgtcaacttctatacctttgcttgaaaccatatgcccaagaactatcccttccggaaccatgaaatggcatttctcccaattcaataccaggttagtttcttggcatcttttcaaaacaagagttaaatgatgcaagcaagtgttaaatgaattgtcaaagacagaaaaatcatccatgaagacttctaaaaatttttccaccatgtcagagaatatagaaagcatacacctttgaaaagttgcaagggcattacacagaccaaagggcattcttctgtaagcaaaaactccaaatgaacaggtgaaggaagtcttttcttgatccttgggatccaccactacttaattgtacccagagtacccatccaggaagcaataataggcatggccagcCAATTTTTCTAGCATCTGGTCGATGAATGGGAGAgcaaaatgatcttttcttgtagcatcattcaatcttctataatctatgcacatcctTTACCCAGTCACTGTCTTggtggggatcaactcattcttctcattaatgatgactgtcattcctcccttctttggtacaacttgaaccggactcacccatgagctatcagagattggaaagattatccccgcattccatagcttcatgacttttttttgaaccacctccttcatAGTTGGGTTGAGCCTTCTCTGGGGTTGAACTATAGGCTTTGAATCTTCCTCTAATATAATTTTGTGCATACAGATGGCAGGGCTTATATCCTTGATATCATCAATCGTCCAACCCAAGGCTGtcttgtgagctttcaacacttcaatgagctttgtttcttcttctatgtTCAGAGAGGAATTTATGATTACTGGTAAGGTATCTGCTTCTCCAAGAAATGCATACTTGAGATGAATAGGTAGaagctttaattcttgttttggcaCCTCCTCTGTCTTGTCTTGTTCCACCTCTTTCTTAATGGAAATTTTAGCTATTTGTTCTTCCATTGTCTCTTGATCTCCTTCCCCTTCTTCTTCCTGTTGCTCATGATAATTGGCTTCTAATATTTCTTCCACCAAAccttctatcatatccactctcatgTAATTCTCTTGCTCAGGGggatgttgcattgatttgaaaatattgatgaccatttgctcattgtgcaccctgaagatcatttcttccttttctacatcaataatagctcttgctgtggctaagaatggtcttcccaagataattgagttgtttccttcctcttccatgtctagatcacaaagtctgcagggaagatAAATTCTCCAACCTTCACTAATAGATTTTCCACAACTctattgggtgtcttgattgatctatcggcCATATCCAATGACATTATGGtaggtttgatttcttctatggcaagctttctcatcattgagaggggCATCAGGTTGATACTAGCACCTAGATCACAGAGAGCTTTCTTTAATGtcatcttgcctatggtgcatgaaacCACAAATctccctggatctttaagctttggtgGAATACCCCTTTGGATCACAGttctacattcttcagtgagcataatAATTTCCTTATCAtgccagcttctctttttgttaatgagctccttcaagaactttgcatatagaggcatctgctctaatgcttcagcaagtgggaTACTAATCTCCAGCTTCTTGAAGACCTCAAGGAACTTGGGGAATTGTTGATCCTTGAGTTCTTTTTGtagcctttgaggatatggcagaggaggtgtGTAAGTTTTCACTTCCTTCCTCTGTCCTTGTGATGATTCCTCCATTACTTGCTTTCCTTTCCTTGACTCTTGTGGCTGCTCATCTTTCTCTTTATGCTTCTCTTGATCATTCTTGTTAAGTACAGCTTCATCCTTGCTGTTGACCTCATCATGCTTGCTAATGATCTTGTCATTCTCCATAGGCTTCTTGTTGGCTTCTTTGTCATTCaccaaggttcttccactccttaattgaatagctttgcattcttctttgggattcagaatggtatcacttgggagtgaACTTATTGGTCTCTCAATCACTGCTTGCTTGAACAGTTGCCCAATCTGCCCTTCTAAATTTCTCATTGAGGCTTCATGATTTTTGTTGGTCATCTCCTgatgcttcatcatcttttccattagtatctccaagttggagatcctttgagcaTCTTGTGGTATTTGTGGCTGGTTGTGGGATGTTGAAGGTGGATGGTAGTTGTTTTGGTTAGTGGCTGGATTATTAGATGAATAGTAGCTGGAATTtgggtagttgttttggggttttctctATGGATTATggttagtgttttgctggttgCTGTGGTTAGTGTTTTTCTTCCAAGAGGGGTTGTATGTGTCTCCATGGAATTCATTCTGGCTGGATCATTGGTTGTGCATGTAGTTCACTTATTCCTGTTGCTGATCTTCACAATTTTCCTCATTTTGTCCCCACCCAGCTGGTGGTTGATTGGTGACATTTACTGATGCAACTTgtagactatcaatcctcttagccatttATTGCTGGTGTTGCTGGATTTGCTGAtgcatcaccttgttttgagctagaaTAGTGTCCACACCTTCCAACTCCAGTACACCCTTTCTCTTGGCTGATTGttgttgcctttgatgagcaaagaaatattgattgtttgccaccatatctaCTGCTGAATGATCTAATGCTTCCTGAGCTTTCAGAGTcaacccttcatagaaattctaatgtatatcccattcattgaacatttcagggggacattttctaatcaaggccttgtatctctcccatgcctcatagagggattctgCATTTTTCtgtgtgaaggtttgcacctctgtcttcaatctgataatcattttaggtggttagaacttggctaggaatttattcactagatcctcccagctagtgatgcttccttgtgggaaggcttcaagccattgagcagccttgtccctcaatgaaaatgggaatagcaacaATTTGTATATGTCTGTATGCACACCATTGaacttcactgtgtcacaaatcctcaagaaagtagataaatgctggtttggatcttctaGTGGACTTCTtccataggagcagttgttttgtaccaaggtgatgagttggggcttcaattcaaagttgtttgcattgacatttggggtaaggatgctactcccacaatgcatAGGATTAGCAAACGTATatgaagccaagactctcctctggggctgaccattgttgttggccactcccactggtggatttgttggattctcctccatttcttggtacTCTTCTTCAGAAGTTTCTTCACCAACGACTCTTTTTCCTCTGGTTTTCCTTCTCAGCCTTCGAAGAGTTCTTTCGTCACGATCACCAGAGGTGGAGacctctctccttgcttctgtcaTACAACCAGAACAACAAGAAACACACTAAgcactctgtagcttgagtgTAGTGAGAATTAGTAAGGACAAAGtctcaaatagttagtgtgcttgttaaaaacaaagaaaatgaacaaaaaaaaaagaaaaagatcttaatctagactatcaccttacttaatcattgtcaatctagatcaatcccctataatggcaccaaaaacttgatgggtggaaattagattccacaccaaaactcaccggcaagtgtaccgggtcgcatcaagtagtaattactcacaagagtgaggtcgattccATAGGGATTGAtgcattgagcaattttagttaggtgatgaatttagttaagcaaataattgatgatttgagtgaattgtgatcAGCAGatgctaaattgcatgaaaaataaaagggagaggggaaattgacaaaaaagtaaagtgcagaagagtaaattgcatgaaacttaaagtgcaagaaagtacaagagctgaaact is a genomic window of Arachis ipaensis cultivar K30076 chromosome B06, Araip1.1, whole genome shotgun sequence containing:
- the LOC107646882 gene encoding uncharacterized protein LOC107646882 — encoded protein: MENDKIISKHDEVNSKDEAVLNKNDQEKHKEKDEQPQESRKGKQVMEESSQGQRKEVKTYTPPLPYPQRLQKELKDQQFPKFLEVFKKLEIKCRTVIQRGIPPKLKDPGRFVVSCTIGKMTLKKALCDLGASINLMPLSMMRKLAIEEIKPTIMSLDMADRSIKTPNRVVENLLVKVGEFIFPADFVI